A single Ignavibacteriales bacterium DNA region contains:
- a CDS encoding DUF87 domain-containing protein, translating into MMDYKIGKVLSVSGEEINISLFDYSSTGEVIYGVQENMSVTINTHEGPIPVLVGQPGTFVLIAIPNGKLLAMISDISMRDTPVSSGEIKKLQITDQYIISSSIRILSVIPVGTIDASGNFERGTDILPTVNNDVFAVLPNVIDRIYESFAEGNFSIGELSLIRDQEAKINFDAFLSRHAAILGQTGGGKSWTVASLLQNISRFPKSTVVLFDLHGEYKQSVDGTSVFGDDAEYINAGDLEFPYWLMKSDELLGLMVDRTEAAAPNQIAKFKELLQAAKVSHSENQSLGIPKITIDTPVYFNFDSIITEFRRLDVEMVQGSTKLVKGPLNGDFTRLLMRIDSRLNDKRYDLIFNPTTYNSSASMEELFRKILGEESNPKKLVIVDMSAIPFDVRNSVISLLLRCLFDFSYWYKKVNSTSYPISVFCDEAHIYFNEKDLNSEAARLSAERIAKEGRKYGISLTVISQRPREVSATILSQCNSFLCLRISNPEDQSYVKSLLPDSIRGIVSMFSNLRRGECILLGDSVMMPTRIKIRRPEPAPNSADTSFYKEWNKPHEEIQFAPVLDAWRKQQVS; encoded by the coding sequence ATGATGGATTACAAAATTGGAAAAGTATTATCGGTATCAGGAGAGGAAATAAATATTTCACTCTTTGATTATTCTTCTACTGGAGAAGTCATTTATGGTGTCCAAGAGAATATGAGTGTAACTATAAATACACATGAGGGTCCGATTCCGGTTTTAGTTGGTCAGCCTGGTACTTTTGTACTGATTGCAATTCCAAATGGAAAGCTGTTGGCAATGATTTCAGATATCTCTATGAGAGATACACCTGTTTCCAGCGGTGAGATAAAGAAACTCCAAATTACAGATCAATACATAATAAGTAGTTCAATTAGAATTTTATCAGTAATTCCGGTTGGAACAATTGATGCTTCTGGAAATTTCGAGAGAGGAACCGATATTTTACCGACAGTAAACAATGACGTCTTTGCTGTTTTACCGAATGTTATTGACAGAATTTATGAATCGTTTGCTGAAGGAAATTTTTCAATCGGGGAACTTTCCTTAATTAGGGATCAAGAGGCAAAAATTAATTTTGATGCTTTTCTATCACGACATGCTGCGATTTTAGGGCAAACGGGTGGCGGAAAATCCTGGACAGTAGCTTCACTGCTGCAAAACATTTCACGATTCCCTAAATCAACGGTTGTTCTTTTTGATTTACATGGGGAATACAAACAAAGCGTTGATGGCACAAGTGTATTTGGCGATGATGCTGAATACATCAATGCGGGTGATTTGGAGTTCCCTTACTGGCTTATGAAAAGCGATGAACTTCTAGGTTTGATGGTTGATAGAACTGAGGCGGCAGCACCTAATCAAATTGCAAAATTTAAGGAACTATTACAAGCTGCTAAAGTAAGTCATTCAGAGAATCAATCATTAGGTATTCCCAAAATTACTATAGATACACCTGTGTATTTCAATTTCGATTCTATTATTACCGAGTTTCGTCGACTTGATGTTGAAATGGTACAAGGCTCTACAAAACTAGTTAAAGGTCCATTAAATGGTGATTTCACAAGACTTTTAATGCGAATTGATTCAAGATTAAACGACAAACGTTATGATTTAATCTTCAATCCAACAACATACAACAGTTCCGCATCAATGGAAGAATTATTTCGAAAGATATTAGGTGAGGAATCTAATCCCAAAAAATTAGTAATTGTTGACATGAGTGCGATTCCATTCGATGTTCGCAATTCCGTTATTTCTCTTTTGTTACGCTGCCTTTTTGATTTCTCCTATTGGTATAAAAAGGTGAACTCGACATCATATCCTATTTCTGTATTTTGTGATGAAGCACATATTTACTTCAACGAGAAAGACCTTAATTCGGAGGCGGCAAGATTATCAGCCGAAAGAATTGCAAAAGAAGGACGCAAGTATGGAATAAGTTTAACCGTAATCAGTCAAAGACCACGAGAGGTTTCTGCAACTATTTTATCGCAATGTAACTCATTTCTTTGTTTAAGAATTTCTAATCCCGAAGACCAGTCATACGTTAAAAGTTTGTTGCCAGATTCAATACGAGGAATAGTAAGTATGTTTTCCAATCTCAGGCGTGGTGAGTGTATTTTGCTTGGTGATTCTGTCATGATGCCAACAAGGATTAAAATTCGCAGACCAGAACCTGCACCAAATAGTGCAGATACTTCATTCTATAAAGAATGGAATAAACCACATGAAGAAATCCAGTTTGCACCAGTTCTGGACGCTTGGCGTAAACAGCAAGTAAGTTAA